The DNA window GTACTGCGCCGCCCCCGTGACAAAGGGCGCCGCCTTACGATCCTTGAGTTGATAGCGATGGATCGTTCCGGACGGTCCGCCGAAGAAGCCACCGCCCGGCGGTTCCTGCGTTCCGGTCGCCGGAATCGGCTCGACAAAGAACACCGTGCCCGACGGTCCGGCGCGCAGCTGGGTGTAATTCCGCTGGGCGACGCCGGGGATCGCGATGATTCGCTGCTGCAATCCGTCGAAATCAATTCTCACCGAAGCGACGCGCGGTGCGCGATCGGCGCGCGATGCGCCCGTGTCACCTCGCGTACCGAACGCGGAGCTGTCCGGACGCGCCGGGCGCTGTGCGCGGACCGTGTCACCGGCGAGCGTCGCGATCTCTTCGTCGCTCTCCGGAAGTACCGGTGACGGATCGCTCTTCCGCAGCACCGCGAGGTAGAGCGCGCGCGTCTGCGGCCGGTCGTACGACGACATGTCGAGCCACGCGGAGTTGAGCGCGAAGTTCGTGGACGCGAGGAACCAGAGGTATTTGCCGCTCGCATCCCAGGCCGCCCAATTAGCGTCTGCTAAACCGTCGGTTACCTGCTTCGTCTCACCCGTGTTCACGTTGTACGTGAAGATCGCGCGGTACATCGACGGCAATCGCTTCGCGTACGCGAGCCACTGGCCATCGGGCGACCAGACGGGATTGAGCGACCGCTCGGGAATCATGAACTCGTCGTTGCCGATCGCTTTCGCCTGTCCGGAGGCGACGTCGAGCACCCAGACTCTGAGTTTAGTATCCGTATAAACAATGTGCTTGTCGTCGGGCGACCAGGACGGCGTATAGAAGTGGCTCGGCTCCGGCAGCGTGATCTCGCGCGGCGGCGTGACGCCGTCCTGGCTCTCGATGTAGAGCTTGTACTCGCCGCTCTTGTCGCTGAAGTACGAGACGGATCGACCGTCCGGCGACCACGCGGGATCGCGCTCCGCAGACGAGCTCGACTTCGTCAGATCGCGCGCGTCACCCTTCTCGGCCGGGATCGTGAAGATCTCGCCACGCGCCTCGACCGCGGCGCGCTTGCCAGTCGGAGAGAGCGCCAACGCCGTCACGCGGTTCGACACGTCCTTCCACTGCGGCATCATCCACGGGAAGTCGCCCGCGGCGGTGATGTTTACGATATGCTCACGATCGGTCTTGGGGTCGAGCAGGTGGACGTAGCCGGCCTGCTCGAAGACGACCGCGTCAGACGTTGCGTCGAGCGTCTTGACGTCGAAGTCGGTGAAGTGCGTTGCTTCGTTGAGCTTCTTCGCCTTCGTGTCATACGACCAGACGTTCGAGACACCGTCGCGATCGGAGAGGAAGTACACGACGTCGCCGACCCAGGCCGGATCCATTTCTTTTGAATCTGTCCACGGCGGCGTCTCTATGTTGTCAGTCGCGAAATCGAGGATCCAGATGGGCCGGTTCTGGCCGCCGCGGTAGTTCCGGCGTTCCTCGTCCCATGAGTTGTTCATGCGATACGCGAGGCGCTTGCCGTCGGGCGAGATTTTGCCCTGGTACGCGCGCGGCATCGCCAGCGGCTGCTCGATGCCGCCGGTCACCGGAATCTCATAGAAGCGCGGTACTGGCTGCGGCGCGTCACCGCCGCGCGCGGACTCGAAGAGGATGCTCTTGCCGTCGGGCGTCCAGCCCTGCACTTCGTCCGCCGCGGGGTGCCACGTTAGGCGCTTAGGTTCTCCGCCGACCGACGGCACGACATAGACGTCGACGTTGCCGCCGTACATCGCGCTGAAGGCGACCTGAGAACCGTCGGGAGAGAGCTTCGGATTCTCCGTGAGCCCCTGAAAGCTCGTGATCCGGCGCGCGACGCCGCCGCTGCTTTCGACGATCCAGACATTGTTGGCGTACGCGAAGACGATCTGGTTGCCGCTGATCGACGGCGAGCGGAGCATGCGCGTCTGCGCCGGCAGGACCGCGGGCGCGACGAGGGCGAGTGTAGCGAGGACTAGGCGTCTCATAGCTGTTGGCATGGGAGTCACAAGAATGGCCACCGTGCAACGCCTCGTCCAGTGAACGGCGATCTATTAGGCGCGTTTGGGGCGCGGCTTCCCTCGCTTCGGCGCCGTTTGCTCGGCGATACGGCTCTTCACGAGCTTTCGAACGAGTGTTGCCGGCAGTGGCCGCGACGGCGAGAAGCGGATCGTGCCCTTGCTCGTTTCGTAGTCGCCGAGCTCGGCTGCGTGTTCCTTGATCGGCGCCGCCCCCGGAAAGAAGGAGACGTGATTGGTCGCCGCGCCGAACCAGACGAGCACCTTGCCGTCGAGGCGAAAGGCCGGGATCTGGTAGCTGATGCACTCCTCCGCCCTGGGCGCCGCTGCCTTGATCGCGCGCCGCAACTTCTGAAGCGCCGCACGCTTGTCGCCCGTTAGGCGTGCGAGATAATCGTCGATTGATGCTGGCTTGGTGCGCTTCATTGTTCCCATTGCATCAAGGTGCGTGTCCGTGTTTAAAGCAATTGATCGTCGCGCCGAATGGAGGCCAGCGACGGTCCCGGCGGCTAATCAGCGCGAAGTGCCGTTAAGGGATCGACGCTGACCGCTCGTCGCACAGGCACGAGCGTCGCCACAATCGCCACAACGATCAGGCTCGTCGTCGCCACGACGAGTGCGGACACGCTGAACGCCGTGACGCCATAGAGCTGCGTGGCGACGGCACGACCCGCGAGCATCGACAAAGGGATGCCGGCAGTGATCCCCGCGCCAACGACACCGAGCGATTGACGAAGCACGAGACCAACCACACTACCCGACCGGGCGCCGAGCGCGATGCGGATGCCGATCTCCGTCGTGCGCTCCGTGACCTGATAGAGCATCACGCCATACAGTCCGACGGCGACGAGACTCATCGCGATGATACCGAACAGCATCGCGAGGCCGGCGGAGACTCGCTCGCGGGAGAGCGCGTCGTCGATCGACGACGACAAGAGCGATGGATCACCCTGCGCGATTCCAGGAGCGACGGCGGCGATCGCACGTGACATCGCCGGTCCCACGGATGAAGCGCTGGCCGATGGGCGAACGACGAGCTCGAGAAATGGCCATCGCTCGTCGCTCAGCGGAACGAAGTACATCGGCTCCGCCGCGGCCCGTAGATCCGTAAACTTGGCGCTCGCGACGACGCCGACGATGCGATTCTCCGTGACGAGGGTGTCGCCGGCATCGCTATCCTCGAAGAGCTGCCCGACGGGATCGCGCTGCGGAAAGAAGCGGCGGACGAATCGATCGTTGACGACGACGTCGCGCAGCCGTGGCGCCGGCCCGAGCACTGGCGGCCCGACATCTCGGCCGGCCAGCAGGGAAATGCCTAACGCCGTGAAGTAGCCTGGACTGATCGCCGTGAACCACGTGTCGACATCGCTCGCGCCACTCTGTCCCCGAACGCTGACGTTATCGCTCACGCTACGGCCGCCGTAGACGGGCACGAGAGTGCCGAATGCCGCCGACTCCACACCCGGGATCGCCCGCACGCGACGCAACATCTCGTCGGCCATTCGTGCCGTCATACCCTCGCGCGCGTAGGCGGTGTGTCGC is part of the Gemmatimonadaceae bacterium genome and encodes:
- a CDS encoding PDZ domain-containing protein, with product MRRLVLATLALVAPAVLPAQTRMLRSPSISGNQIVFAYANNVWIVESSGGVARRITSFQGLTENPKLSPDGSQVAFSAMYGGNVDVYVVPSVGGEPKRLTWHPAADEVQGWTPDGKSILFESARGGDAPQPVPRFYEIPVTGGIEQPLAMPRAYQGKISPDGKRLAYRMNNSWDEERRNYRGGQNRPIWILDFATDNIETPPWTDSKEMDPAWVGDVVYFLSDRDGVSNVWSYDTKAKKLNEATHFTDFDVKTLDATSDAVVFEQAGYVHLLDPKTDREHIVNITAAGDFPWMMPQWKDVSNRVTALALSPTGKRAAVEARGEIFTIPAEKGDARDLTKSSSSAERDPAWSPDGRSVSYFSDKSGEYKLYIESQDGVTPPREITLPEPSHFYTPSWSPDDKHIVYTDTKLRVWVLDVASGQAKAIGNDEFMIPERSLNPVWSPDGQWLAYAKRLPSMYRAIFTYNVNTGETKQVTDGLADANWAAWDASGKYLWFLASTNFALNSAWLDMSSYDRPQTRALYLAVLRKSDPSPVLPESDEEIATLAGDTVRAQRPARPDSSAFGTRGDTGASRADRAPRVASVRIDFDGLQQRIIAIPGVAQRNYTQLRAGPSGTVFFVEPIPATGTQEPPGGGFFGGPSGTIHRYQLKDRKAAPFVTGAAQYVVSADGHKLLYRTAGQQGGLYLVDADRMIPTAGQGHLPIQLRAYIDPKAEFKQMFDEGWRNQRDYLYVPNMHGSDWPRMKQMYGQLLPYVNHREDLNYLLDMMGAEIAIGHSFVRGGDMPEVPQSVVGQLGADFTIDNGRYKITKIYDAESWNPELRAPLAGPGIDVHVGDYIVAIGGQELRAPDNINRLLDGTANKQTVLAVNSKPTTEGARRVIVVPVANESGLRSRAWIEHNRHVVDSLSHGQLAYVYLPNTAQPGYASFNRYYFAQQEKKGAILDERYNGGGSAADYIIDILGRDFDGYFNNPVGDRYPFTSPAAGIWGPKVMIINEMAGSGGDLMPYMFQHRHIGPLVGKRTWGGLVGTWDTPAFVDGGSMIAPRGGFFDKEGHWAVENVGTSPDIDVENWPKDVIAGHDPQLERAVAQAMKMLQEHPVARLTKEPPPPTWGKRTTVVP
- a CDS encoding DUF1801 domain-containing protein, giving the protein MKRTKPASIDDYLARLTGDKRAALQKLRRAIKAAAPRAEECISYQIPAFRLDGKVLVWFGAATNHVSFFPGAAPIKEHAAELGDYETSKGTIRFSPSRPLPATLVRKLVKSRIAEQTAPKRGKPRPKRA